The Gossypium arboreum isolate Shixiya-1 chromosome 6, ASM2569848v2, whole genome shotgun sequence DNA window catcatCATCAAGCCATGATCGGCCaattaagcttatacatgccattataccaaaatgagatttctatttataccaaaatgagatagtgaaTAGTGTGATAACTGTGATAACCGGCTTCCAACCTTAGCGAACTTTGAGCACTATAAGACAGGAAAAAATAAACGgcgtaagcattttatgcttagtaagttcgtataatagaaaataaacttaccagTCTCATTTGATAACACAAgcacacataaatatatattccatcaattttgggtaagttacctaaacacaaacacttattcaaacaagttagtAACATAATCTCATATGAATATTAAGTAAATTTAGATGAACTCATCACATTACAGTTCCATAAATTTCTCACCTTTCCTTGTTTTAAGATTTCTTTTTCTGTTGAACTATTGAAATGCAGGTGAGCTTTCGGTTAGTATACTCAAAAGCACCCCTTTGGGTACAAACTTAacaagcacactctcgagccacatgttATGTTATAGGATtaacagtccaggctaaatcctttttagaGCATATACTCTAAAGAGCTTAATTTCGATTgctcatccgggctaaatccaatctataGCATAGGCTTGAGtggcttatatcaggattacccgtccaggctaaatcctttttacaaCATGTGGAATATTATTCTCGTTCAAGCATATCAACTTAATCCATCGAATTTCAACGTTCAACCAAAACATGGCAATTcatccacatttcacaatttatgattattttataatgTATGTTATCTCAATCACATCAACACATTCATACAATTAAATTCAAGCATTTAACATACAtagttaagttacacgaacttaccttgaaaattgtttgttttttaaattcaactaatccgaaaccttttgctttcctcgatctagtttcgtagttggtctttctagatctatatggataaattttactattaatctatcacattgcatatacatttgcattctattgcatcctaggcaaaattaccatttttcccctatccttttcaaaaattctgattttgtccctaggcttggaaaatgaaattcatgaaatttaaccctctttccaagcctagcagaaatttataaacaacatttacagcACACATTgttcacaaatttcaaaattttttatgggttttttactattttcattttagtccctaaatcaagttttcatcaaaaattactttgtaaaagttgtttatctatgaacaaactttcattttctatcataaatttctaattttcagcatattcatccatgacccaaatttcataccttgataacttttcaaattaattcccTAAATAGAGATATTAGACTATttcgattttaaaaatataaaaatcattaaaaacaggacttgatttcataccttttcaagCGTGGTAAGTTTTCTTCCTTTCTCCTAGGGTTTCTatggaaattttggggaagatgatataaaattagatgattatttctttttatttaattaccatctTTTACTTTTAGTGATTTCTAATTTAGGCCcttgccttttctaatttttccatggatgagtcattaaaatatctactaactaccctTCAATTGTCTATTACCATATAAGggccttaagttttgaattctatagctatagctaattaaccacacaattgataaaattttcgtatcaaaattttcatgtgaccttaCTATCAAgatgccaaccataaaataaataaaataatttttatttttaactcggatttgtggttccaaaactactattccgacctcactgaaattgggttgttacaaatcTACCCCTTAGAAATTTTTGTCCTAGAAAATTCTTATcggaaaagaggttagggtattgcttcctcatggTATCCTCAGGCTCCCAGGTAGTTTCCTCTTGTCCATGTCGTTTCCAAAGGACTTTTACCAAGGCCACttttttatttctcagctctttcaTCTCATAAGCTAgtatcttaatcggttcctcattgtaagtcatatcaggctgaatctcaacttctgttggaGTAATAACGTGTGACGGATCCGATCGATACCAtcgtagcatggatacatgaaacacattatgaattttatcaagctccggtggtaatgctaaccgatatgcaacaggctcaattctttcaatgatctcatatggcccgataaactaTGGAGTTAGTTTTCCTTTACGGTCGAATCGGAGAACTTTAttccaaggtgacactttcaGAATAGTTTATCACCAACCTGAATTCTATCTCTTTCCACTTtaaatcggcataagactttttaCGATCCGAGGACGCTTTCAAACTGTCTCTAATTATCTTCAACTTTTCTTCAATTTCCCGGATCAAGTCAACTCTGTGTATATTTTTTCTCACTtaactctgtccaatacaatggggttctacatttatgaccatatagAGCCTCATACAGAACCATTCtaatactggactgataactgttattgtaagcaaattcaatcaaaggcaagtatTTTTCCTAGTTACCTCCAAATTCAAGTATAGAACACCgaagcatgtcttctaaaatctgtatcACACGTTCAaattgtccatctgtttgaggatggaatgcagtactaaagtgtaaacGAGATCCCAAAGTGCAACTtactccaaaatcgagatgtaaactgaggatctctatccgaaataatagagacaggcactccatgcaatctgacaatctcataGACATATAATTCATCCAATCggtccaatgaaaaatccatacgtaccgagATAAAGTGTGCCGACCTCGTTACAATCAACAGTTACCCAgacagcatctttctttttcggtgataaaggtaatcccgttacaaaatccatagtaactctttcccatttTCATTCTGGTATTGTAATTGGCTgcaataatcccgaaggtacttggtgttcagccttcacttgttgacatatcaaacacttcgatacaaattcaaaaatatcctgtttcattcccggccactagtatatctttttcaaatcattatacattttattactaccaggatgtatagacatgttaccattatgagctttattcaaaatcttctgtatcAGTTCTGAACTTTTCGATACACATACTCTGTCTATGAATAATAAACAACCCTCGGTCTCgatctgaaattctgagtcagGAGTCGACTTACTTTGTATCCGTTTCGCTTGCAACTTACCATTATTTTTTTGAGATTCAGAGATCTGTTGCATAAACGTCGGTCTAaattttaactcagctatgagtGAACCATCGTTAGATAAAGACAACTGGGTGTTCAATGCCCGTAAGGCAAACAAGGATTTCCAGCTCAAGgcatctgccactacattagctttcctcggatggtaatcaataacgagatcataatctttcaataatttcaaccatctacgttgtctcaaattcagttctttctgtgtcattaaatactttagacttttgtgatccgtaaagatgtgacatttttcaccaaaaagaTAATGCCACcatatttttaatgcaaaaaaaatagctgctaattcaagatcgtgtaccgggtaatttctttcatgcggTTTTAGCAGCCTAGATGCATATGCCACTACTTTACGATCTTGTATCAATACACAAGTGAGGTATAAGCCCTAATATGAATAAATTCAAAAAGATTAGGTATGTATTTGcacattttaaaagttttaacCCTTAAATGAACGACCCTAAAAAGCTAGGCATTTATTTGAACATTTAGCTAAAAAGTTAATATGACACCACAGCAATAGATGTCGAGGTCATTATAGGATCATGTCATAATCATCAAATGATGAAACTTTAGATTTTTCTGAAGAATTTGATGTTGAAATAATCCTaaaaaacatattataaaaataaccttaatttaaaaattattaaaatgcaatattaaaataaaaatccagCATGGATATGGTTGGATTATTATACACGTAGGAAAAGCTGAAACCTTATCATTGGAGTTCAGTCGACATAAAAAAGTATATATAGTAACAGGTGgattgaaattttgataaatattgagtAATCATACTGAAAAGTTTAAGTTTTAAATATCGTTTCATATTCTTTTACATGGAAAAAAAATAAGTCATTAAATTTGATGCAAACAAACTTGCAATTTCAGTAAAGGGAATTAAGAAACTGATAATATGTACCGACCATCAAATAGTATGGAAAAAACGATGCAGAATCAACAACAAAGTTGACTCAGGCTCTCGCACCAGCAGCAACAAGTTGAAGATAAGCAACATGGGACCTACTTACCTGTTTAAACTTCTGGTTGTAGAACCATGACAAGACATTTACCACCCaacaattaaaaaataatattcattttgatgttaTAATAAAATTTCTCTTTGCAATACTTTATAAATATTGTTAACATAAACTCAGTCATGTCTGCTCTTCCTTTTATTCCCCTCCTTCCGGGTAGCATGAGATCAATGTCTGTAACATGCTCTGTTCCTTTTCGTGTTCCTGTTAGAACATCAAATCCAGTTATCAAACATGCCGACGACATCTTTATGCTTAAACACAATCATGATCCTGGAAAGAAATCTTCCACATTTCAGATGAGATCATTCTCCAAGAACACGGTCAGTATCTTGTATTCCATGttccttgttcatctagattacTTATCCATCATGAATGTTTGATGTCTGCTTCATCTTCTAACAGGTTTTCGAGGATCAGTCCGAGGGTGTAATCTGCTATAGAGATGAAAATGGAGAAATAGTTTGTGAAGGGTACGACGAAGGCCCTCGTTTTCCTCGACAGATTCCGGGGAAGTCCTATCATCTGAGGTAAGAACTCAGTCTCAGATTCCTTGTTAAGCCACATTCGAATTCCTGTGAACTCTGTACTCCAAGTTGAAGCTTTTTGGCAATGTTCTGAAACCAGAGATGCTGAGATCCTTGATATTCTCCGACATAGATGGCTCCAAATTGTTAATGGTGACGGGTTCGGCAATGCTAATAAAGGTGTTATCATCGTGAAAGATGACTCCTAGTGGTACGAATTTAATAGGTGCACTAGTAGAAAGCTTTGGCTCTTACTAGATTCCACAGATTTCATTAAATAATTGTTTCTACAAGAAAGACACTTCAAGTATTAGAGATTGTATATAGATAGCTACAAGATCTCTCTCTTGTAATCACTTTGATTTTGCATATTGATGATCAAAGCTAATAACCCCTTTAGATTTGTTGTTATTTTTCAATTGATATATGTGTTTAGCAGTTGCAAACCAAATTGCAAAAAATGAATGCTAGGAACACTAAATAGCAAATCAATTCTGAATTAAGGATGAGCAAACAAATAATGAACATAGGAAAGACTTTGGGAATTCTTCTATTTCATTGTGatacatgaaaaaaaaattggCGGACAAAAATACACTACATGATAGAATgctaaatcaaataatataatattttgtaCAAAAATTTCCTGCAGAGATCTAGAACTATCAGATCTTTGACAGAAATTCCAATGGCTTTAGATAGCCTTGTTTGGCATCGACTAACAAAAACATTTTTATGGATCTCTTTTGGTGTAAAAGAAAAATTGCTCTTCAAAAAGACTTCAAAATATGGAAAGAATCAAATGAACAAGGGAAAAAATAATGGTAGAGTTCAACTTCCAAATTATAAATTTGAATGTTGAATGAGAATCACTTAGCTGAGGTCCCACGTTGGCCCGTCTCTTCACCTGTATCTGACTGAGATTTGCTTGGAACGGAAGGAGGAGACCACTGATCTGGGATCATTAGAAAATAAGTTGACATTGCTTTCCTGAACCTTTTCTTGTATTGTTCAGGTGAAATTACTGTGGGTGATGCATTCTTTGGCCCACCAAGGATGCCTGAAGCCTTTACCCAAGTTTCAAGATGCTTGTCCCAGGTATACTGCCTCAAGAAATCAATGGTTCCCAGAACTAACTCATGCTTCTCCTCATCCACTCCAACCAGTAATGAGTAATCCATCACGTCGTTTGCCTGCAGGGAGGGAAATAACAAAAGAAATGAGCAAAATTGGATAATGTGTGGTCTAGTTAACATAAGTTTGCAAATGCATGTCATGTAAACTCCAAGCAACGATTTAAAACTTACTGCAAGGAAAGCAGTGTCATTCCATACTGCTCTTTCCAACAAACGCTTCGCTTTATTACCCACAAAAATCGGGGAGGTCGGCATTTGTTCGAGCAAGTTCTGATCTAGCAGAACCTTGTTGCTTCCACTAGAATCAGGATTATAACGAGATCTAGAAGATCCTTTGAGATCATAGAGCCGTGTGACACTTCTCCTAAACAGAAGATTCTCCATAACCAATACATCTATCCTTGATTCTTTCCCACCTTTAGGTTGCTTTGTCGTAACCTTCCAAGAAAGAGagaagggggggggggggggacatcaacaataagaaataaataaatattataaataaatgaacACTGTTTGCACCATCTCATTCCTAAAAGCATGAAAAAGCAAAGGTTCTCTGCCCTTTCTAAGTCCCCTCAGATCGTTTTCATTCAAAAGTATCAGCAGTTAGCATCAATCACCcagaaaaaaattataaacatgaaaGCTTCACCATGCAGGCTTATACCTTTTTTATGCAAAACAACCTTATTTTTTGAGCACTTAGTTAATGGAAAACACGTCAGTTTGGGATAGCTCCAGCTTCTTTAATGATCATCATAACTGACCATTTGTCTTTTAGATTAGAGATTATGATATATAGCATTAGAGCATATTAAACCCTAGAAACAAGCACCTGATAAATACCGAGAATCTTCGCCAGGGATGTTGGACTTCTAGATCTAATTGCTTCAGACAAGTACTTGAAATATTCAGGTGcaaactttagaaatgattcCAACTCTGTCTTTGTGACTTGTTTAACAATAAACCGATCGTCCAAGGTCTTTGCAAAGAAAGCATTGCTCTTGCCACCCTGAGCTCCCCACTTTTTACAGCGACTCAGAGACCTTACAAAATCCATCtctgatgggcaacatattttcCTTAATGTTTCAAACCACTTTGCATAGTAACAAGTCACCACATATTTCACTTTATCTGACCCATCATCTCCAAATGACACCCGGACATGCAAAGACTTCGTACGAGAGAGGGGGTCAATAATCAGGGAGCTGCGAGTTCTAAGAAGGCCATCTGCTGAACTAAAACTTCTATGAGGATCTAAGGCCAGATCATCAACAGAATGGCTCAACTGAAAATTCACTGAATCAGAAAGGGGTACTGAGGCTGTTGAATCCCCCTGGTCTTTAGGTCTATCCCCATCATCACTTAGCTGGGAATGGTATTCAGGCGATACTAGAGCATAAGATATCATACTTGTGAGCTCGTCATCATAAACTGGAATAACAGTGTCATTAATACCCACCGGCAGAAGCAGCCTAGCCCCATCTTGCAGTTCCAACTCTCTAAACGATGAAACATTGAACCGATCATATGCACTGAATGTATCAAGCTTTGAAGCACTTCCTAGAAAGTCTTTGTTGTATGAACGGTAGAAACTTAAGAAAGGCATTTTTAACCAGCTTACAAAGTCTTCCATATTTTCAGAACCTATACTGAACAATGCAGGAGAAGCAGAACGAACAACCTTTGGCACAATCTTTTCTTCATAATCGCCTTGCAAATCTACAGCACAAAAATCAGGAAGTGAAAATGAATTTTTCTTAGATAATACAGGTCCTCGCCGAATTTCGCCAGTCCAAGCAGCATCAAGGGTATCCGACAAATTTTCTATCACAGGAAACTGGCCTTCTGACAAGGCCCTGCGCACATTTGCCTTAGGCTTATCATTGTCATATTGATCAAACATGCTTTGGCTAACAGAAAGATTATTGTAGTCTTCATTTTCACAATTTGAATTTCTGTTCATGCCTGGTTCTTGATGGACTGCATCCGACTGATTTGTGTTTCCATTTACTTTTCCTTGATCATAGTCCGTATTGAGCTTTGCATCCACCAAAGTAGAGTCACTGCATTCAGAGCCTTTTCCATCTTTCAACATATCCATGTCCTTGATCCTCTCAATTTCAGTGGGAGGTTTCTCCTCATGTCCTGAAATTGAATTATTGCAACTGTTCTGGGTGCTGTAATTTTCTAATTTGGCTGCAAAAACCAGGCGTTGGTCCCACATATAAGATTGGAAAAGTAACTGCCGACGCAACCGATTAACTTCAAGAATGTCAATAACAGGTTGCCCTTTTCTCCCTTCCCTTTTCAAAGACTTTTGCAATGATTCCTAAACCAAGGTGAAACAGACATAAAATCCACTGACAATTAGGCCTAGACATAAAATTCAACTCAAGTATGTGAAAAGTACAACACCATAGGAGGTCTCACCTCAAACTCCAGCTTCTCCTTTTGTAATATTCCTTCTAATTCAGCAAATTGATGTCTTGACTCAGATGTTTCCGTGTTACTATCAAGTGGCCCCAAGCCCATTTGTTTTTCAGCAATTTGCCTTAGGGACTTTAGTACTTCAGAAAACAGAATCTCCGCCTGGTTATCCACCTGTTTATAACAATAAGATAAAAATAGATTACTCAAATGCAGAAAGATCCAAATTGGCTACTTCATAAAACTAAAACTATTATCATTACACCTTATCTGTTTCTTTCTGTATCCAATCTTGATTTTCATAGTCAAATTCAAGTTTTGAAGGTGGAAGGTAGACAGAATGAACATCAATTGTTGCATACCGAAAGCAAGCCACCATTCTCCCAAATCTACATGTGTTTAAACAGTGAGAGAAATGATATGATGTACGAAGTTTTTCTGGCTAACAATTCCTGATATTTCACTAGGCAGATCATGatctaaatcattcaattataatATATCAAATTGTAATCAGTTCACTAGAACAACCAAAAAGTCCCTAAGATCACTAATATCATGACCAAGGAGTTTGTATGGCCAAAAAGAAAAACAGAGATTAATGACACTTTGAGGTGAACTACAATCATAAGGATCAATGTCCTGCACAAAACCATGTTCTAGTGTCACGGACTTAGGATTTGTGCCTCACAATCCGTGCACACTAGCACATTCTTGTTGAGGACAACTATTTGTACTCACACATGATATTCGGTTAATAATCTAAAAACAATAGGGAAAGAAGATTACCCATAGAAACGAAGACAATCTCTATGTAAAGAATGGCCACAGCTAGCAACCCTGCTCGCAGCTGCATGGTTTGAGAAACTAAGCTCCAAAAACTTCCCAAATGATAAGCCCCAAGCAGCATCAGACATCACTCTTCTGAGAGTCGCCGGAGGAGAACCATTGGTCCTAGGACATTGCAAGCATCTATGCCACATCCAGATCTTGCCCTCTTTTTCACC harbors:
- the LOC108473178 gene encoding uncharacterized protein LOC108473178 produces the protein MSALPFIPLLPGSMRSMSVTCSVPFRVPVRTSNPVIKHADDIFMLKHNHDPGKKSSTFQMRSFSKNTVFEDQSEGVICYRDENGEIVCEGYDEGPRFPRQIPGKSYHLRDAEILDILRHRWLQIVNGDGFGNANKGVIIVKDDS